A genome region from Sulfurovum sp. TSL6 includes the following:
- a CDS encoding Crp/Fnr family transcriptional regulator: MEKRNIIDILEQINLFSSLNEQELSELATEAHISHYPKDSIVFTQGEMSKNVMILIDGVVSVYKHDSKGNEVVIGYFNRYALLAEAAVLRKTPLPSSARFQTDGSLLKISLDGFESFLLSHPGLSYEIIQSLLAKIDLLQQNIHFNLAATSKEKVLNFYQKNPKLALDLKQYEIASILSMTPETLSRNIAKLLKEEKLVQTAAGYKVP, translated from the coding sequence ATGGAAAAACGGAATATTATAGATATCCTTGAACAAATCAATCTGTTTTCTTCATTAAATGAACAAGAACTCAGTGAACTTGCAACAGAAGCACATATATCTCATTATCCTAAAGATTCGATCGTTTTTACACAGGGAGAGATGAGTAAAAATGTAATGATATTGATCGATGGCGTAGTGAGTGTCTATAAACATGACAGTAAAGGAAATGAGGTTGTGATCGGATACTTTAACCGATATGCATTACTGGCTGAGGCAGCTGTCCTAAGAAAGACCCCGTTACCCTCATCAGCCAGGTTTCAAACAGATGGGTCACTTCTTAAAATTTCACTGGATGGTTTTGAAAGTTTTCTTCTCAGTCATCCTGGACTTTCTTATGAGATTATCCAATCACTTCTTGCAAAAATCGATCTCCTCCAACAAAATATACATTTTAACCTTGCTGCAACTTCCAAAGAAAAAGTATTAAATTTTTACCAGAAAAACCCTAAGTTGGCTCTAGATCTCAAGCAATATGAGATAGCTTCCATACTCAGCATGACTCCCGAAACACTCTCTCGTAATATAGCTAAACTCCTGAAAGAAGAAAAACTGGTACAAACTGCAGCCGGATATAAAGTACCCTAA
- a CDS encoding bacteriohemerythrin, protein MGIIYAEQVEYMSVDQMQKTHEDEIKIINEIDKLAIGYERGTIEKEELENKLDEYIEHVKAHFANEERLMQKYDFPSYEMHKLAHDMFLMDLQYATRQWKEFGDINKIINFVAKTPEWIVMHVRSVDAPTADYLARKMEDNHSED, encoded by the coding sequence ATGGGAATCATTTATGCTGAACAGGTAGAGTATATGAGTGTCGATCAGATGCAGAAGACACATGAGGATGAAATTAAAATTATCAATGAGATCGATAAACTGGCTATAGGATACGAAAGAGGTACCATAGAAAAAGAAGAGCTCGAAAATAAACTGGATGAATATATCGAACATGTGAAAGCACACTTTGCCAATGAAGAGCGTTTGATGCAAAAGTATGACTTCCCGTCTTATGAGATGCATAAATTGGCACATGATATGTTTTTAATGGATCTTCAGTATGCAACAAGACAGTGGAAAGAGTTTGGAGATATCAATAAAATTATCAACTTTGTAGCGAAAACACCTGAGTGGATCGTCATGCACGTCAGGTCGGTAGATGCTCCAACAGCAGATTACCTTGCGAGAAAAATGGAAGATAATCATTCAGAGGATTGA
- a CDS encoding bacteriohemerythrin, translating into MPLLTIDQVHHVAVDEMQHTHEEEISMLNEIDALATIYENDKTKHATLEAKLEAYIQHVKEHFANEERLMRLYAFPPYQMHKAEHDRVLHELNHFTIRWKQHGELDAIIAYLRQSVDWIINHIHTMDNMTAMFISQQMYKN; encoded by the coding sequence ATGCCACTACTTACGATCGATCAAGTGCATCATGTTGCTGTAGATGAGATGCAGCATACACATGAAGAAGAGATCAGTATGCTCAATGAGATAGATGCACTTGCCACTATCTATGAAAATGATAAAACAAAACATGCAACACTGGAAGCAAAGCTTGAAGCATATATTCAACATGTAAAAGAGCACTTTGCCAATGAAGAGCGTCTTATGCGCTTATATGCGTTCCCTCCTTATCAGATGCATAAAGCAGAACATGACAGAGTACTGCATGAATTGAATCATTTTACAATACGTTGGAAGCAACATGGTGAACTTGATGCGATCATCGCTTACCTCAGACAGTCCGTTGATTGGATCATCAATCATATACACACCATGGATAATATGACAGCGATGTTTATTTCACAACAAATGTATAAAAATTAA